Below is a genomic region from Herpetosiphonaceae bacterium.
GATTGCTGAGGGTGAGCGTCACGGTTTCGTTGGCCTCGCCCTGGATGTCGTCGAGGATCGGCACGGCGAAGGTCTTGGATGTTTCGCCGGGGGTGAAGGTGAGGGTGCCGCTGGTGGCGGTGTAATCACTTCCGGCGATTGCGGTGCCGTTGCCGGTCGCGTACTCGACGGTGACTGGGACGCTGGACGGGCCGCTGAGCTTGACCGTGATCGTTTCCGCGCCGCCGTTCTCATGGATCGAGAACACCCCACTGAAGGAGAGCGTATCGTTGGCGCTGATGGTGAGCGTAGCGGACGAGGGCGCGCCAAGGGTGGCGTTGGACGGATTGCTGAGGGTGAGCGTCACGGTTTCGTTGGCCTCGCCCTGGATGTCGTCGAGGATCGGCACG
It encodes:
- a CDS encoding Calx-beta domain-containing protein, producing VPILDDIQGEANETVTLTLSNPSNATLGAPSSATLTISANDTLSFSGVFSIHENGGAETITVKLSGPSSVPVTVEYATGNGTAIAGSDYTATSGTLTFTPGETSKTFAVPILDDIQGEANETVTLTLSNPSNATLGAPSSATLTINANDTLTFSASSYRVNESSSAATITVKLSGPSSIPVTVEYATSNGTATAGSDYTATSGILTFNPGETSKTFAVPFINDTVDEPDETVTISLGNPGNAVLGSPATTTLTIVDND